The following coding sequences lie in one Rhodohalobacter barkolensis genomic window:
- a CDS encoding DUF4856 domain-containing protein, whose protein sequence is MNILKLFIPALIIMTIISCDISDSDSDTDIETPSSYEFTRNGESTVSFSGQTTRIRMAMELNDAMMDFDNSTEELLLQMYRNQTADGGDANPFSESGLNESTKSVKGKVAASADYFASNTAASAQIKSDFEEWISGQVNEVFPNENELAEAGVPGQLADGSTARYVNAKGLEYDQMVAKSLNGALMADQMLNNYLSVSVLDAGTNREDNDNDVLEEGTNYTTMEHKWDEAYGYLFGNAANPANPLPNLGEADDFLNKYLGRVLGDPDFEEIPQEIFDAFALGRAAIVAGDYDLRDQQAQIIRQKISEVIAIRAVYYLQSGKNALDQQTPDYGGAFHDLSEGFGFIYSLQFTRVPNTDQPYLTKSEVDGFIAQLTEGNGLWDVSFETLDQISNEIASKFDFTIEEASS, encoded by the coding sequence ATGAATATTCTAAAACTATTTATCCCGGCTCTCATTATTATGACGATAATTTCCTGTGATATTTCAGACAGCGATTCAGACACAGACATAGAGACACCCTCTTCTTATGAGTTTACAAGAAACGGAGAATCCACAGTGTCTTTTAGCGGACAAACTACGCGGATTCGAATGGCAATGGAATTGAACGACGCCATGATGGACTTCGATAACTCAACAGAAGAGTTGTTGCTCCAAATGTACCGCAATCAAACCGCCGATGGTGGAGACGCGAATCCTTTTTCAGAATCTGGTCTTAATGAATCAACCAAAAGCGTGAAAGGAAAAGTTGCCGCTTCCGCCGACTATTTCGCTTCGAATACCGCCGCAAGTGCACAAATTAAGAGTGATTTTGAGGAGTGGATATCAGGCCAGGTTAATGAAGTATTTCCCAATGAAAATGAACTTGCCGAAGCCGGTGTACCCGGACAGCTTGCAGACGGTTCTACCGCAAGATACGTCAACGCTAAAGGTCTCGAATACGATCAAATGGTGGCCAAAAGCCTGAATGGGGCTCTTATGGCCGATCAGATGCTCAATAACTACTTAAGTGTTTCTGTTCTGGATGCCGGTACCAACCGCGAAGATAACGACAACGATGTTCTTGAAGAGGGAACCAACTACACCACGATGGAACATAAATGGGATGAAGCATACGGTTACCTTTTTGGAAATGCAGCAAATCCTGCAAACCCACTGCCCAATCTTGGCGAGGCTGATGATTTCTTAAACAAATACTTAGGACGCGTTTTGGGAGATCCTGATTTTGAAGAAATTCCTCAGGAAATTTTTGATGCTTTTGCTCTTGGCCGGGCCGCCATCGTTGCCGGCGACTATGATCTGCGGGATCAACAAGCACAAATCATCCGTCAAAAAATATCAGAAGTAATAGCTATTCGTGCTGTTTATTATCTGCAATCAGGCAAAAATGCTCTTGATCAGCAAACTCCTGATTATGGCGGTGCTTTCCATGATCTTTCCGAAGGATTTGGGTTTATCTACAGTCTTCAGTTCACAAGAGTGCCCAACACTGATCAGCCATACCTTACCAAATCAGAAGTGGACGGATTTATTGCTCAGCTTACTGAAGGAAACGGGTTATGGGACGTCTCCTTTGAAACTCTTGACCAGATTTCAAACGAAATTGCTTCAAAATTTGATTTTACAATC